In a genomic window of Actinomycetota bacterium:
- a CDS encoding TlyA family RNA methyltransferase, giving the protein MAPPRRRLDRQLVQVGLAPDATRARELIAERRVLVDGSPGLQAGMLVAESSAVTVEATTRYVTRGGLKLDGALEDLGVAVGGRRCLDAGAGVGGFTDCLLQHGAASVTAVDVGYGDFDWRLRQDPRVTLFERSNLRTMDAAALGEPFDLVVADLSFISLEAVAGQLVAATALGGALVLLVKPQFEAPRGDVGARGIVRDPAVQARAVERVVAALRHQGAETLAEAPSRLTGTHGNQEFFVHARRRPPVDGGGA; this is encoded by the coding sequence ATGGCCCCGCCGCGGCGCCGGCTCGACCGCCAGCTGGTGCAGGTGGGTCTGGCCCCCGACGCCACCCGTGCCCGCGAGCTGATCGCCGAGCGCCGGGTCTTGGTGGACGGCTCGCCCGGGCTCCAGGCCGGGATGCTCGTGGCCGAATCGAGCGCCGTCACCGTCGAGGCCACCACCCGCTACGTGACCCGGGGGGGCCTGAAGCTCGACGGGGCACTGGAGGACCTGGGCGTGGCCGTCGGCGGCCGGCGCTGCCTCGATGCCGGGGCCGGAGTGGGCGGCTTCACCGATTGCCTGCTGCAGCACGGTGCGGCATCCGTCACCGCGGTGGACGTGGGCTACGGCGACTTCGACTGGCGCCTCCGCCAGGACCCGCGGGTCACGCTCTTCGAGCGCTCCAACCTCCGCACGATGGATGCCGCCGCACTGGGTGAACCCTTCGATCTCGTTGTGGCCGACCTCAGCTTCATCTCGCTCGAGGCCGTCGCCGGCCAGCTGGTTGCGGCGACCGCCCTCGGGGGCGCACTGGTCCTGCTCGTGAAGCCCCAGTTCGAAGCCCCCCGGGGCGATGTGGGCGCGCGAGGCATCGTCCGGGATCCGGCCGTGCAGGCCCGGGCGGTGGAGCGGGTGGTGGCCGCCCTGCGCCACCAAGGTGCCGAGACGCTGGCCGAGGCACCCTCCCGGCTCACCGGGACCCACGGCAACCAGGAGTTCTTCGTGCACGCCCGCCGGCGCCCTCCGGTGGACGGCGGTGGTGCCTGA
- a CDS encoding NAD(+)/NADH kinase — protein sequence MAAEAPLRSIGAVVHPTAEPARRAYDELQALATAHSISVAQADAGGAYDLVVALGGDGTMLRAAGVAAGRGVPLLGVNLGRMGFLSSAEGDNLAGAVEALEAGDYTIEPRRMLAGEATLDGALLVSAVALNEVVVEKSAPSTVVDIDVSVGGESVAQYTADGFIVATSTGSTAYSLSAGGPVVEPELDVMVLTPVCAHSIRWRSVVVGPDRPVTVRLVGHSGALVADGHQVGMLPTGSAVTVRPHPVPLRLVRLKDDGFFMRFKSRFNPGSYIGG from the coding sequence ATGGCGGCCGAGGCGCCGCTGCGGTCGATCGGGGCCGTCGTCCACCCGACCGCCGAGCCCGCCCGGCGGGCCTATGACGAGCTGCAGGCCCTGGCCACTGCCCATTCGATCTCGGTGGCCCAGGCGGACGCCGGCGGAGCCTACGACCTGGTGGTGGCCCTCGGCGGGGACGGGACCATGCTGCGGGCGGCCGGGGTCGCCGCCGGCCGGGGCGTGCCGCTGCTGGGCGTGAACCTCGGCCGGATGGGGTTCCTGTCCTCCGCCGAGGGCGACAACCTCGCCGGTGCCGTGGAGGCCCTTGAGGCGGGGGACTACACCATCGAGCCCCGCCGGATGCTGGCCGGGGAGGCGACCCTCGACGGTGCGCTGCTGGTCTCGGCGGTGGCGCTCAACGAGGTAGTGGTGGAGAAGTCGGCCCCCTCGACCGTGGTGGACATCGACGTCTCGGTCGGGGGCGAATCGGTGGCCCAGTACACCGCCGACGGCTTCATCGTGGCCACCTCCACCGGGTCCACCGCCTACTCCCTGTCTGCCGGTGGCCCGGTGGTGGAGCCGGAGTTGGACGTCATGGTCCTCACGCCGGTGTGCGCCCACTCGATCCGCTGGCGGTCGGTGGTCGTCGGCCCGGACCGGCCGGTCACCGTGCGGCTGGTGGGGCATTCGGGAGCCCTGGTGGCCGACGGGCACCAGGTGGGCATGCTGCCCACCGGCTCAGCCGTGACAGTGCGGCCGCACCCGGTCCCGCTGCGCCTGGTGCGCCTGAAGGACGACGGCTTCTTCATGCGCTTCAAGTCCCGGTTCAACCCGGGCTCGTACATCGGCGGGTAG